In bacterium, the sequence CCGATGAGTATGTCGACCTGGTGTGCGGACCGATGCTCGAGGCCGTCCTGCCCCACGTACGCTGGATCGACGCCTTCTGCGAGCGCGGGGCATTCGACGCCGACCAGTCGAGGGCGGTCCTCGAGGCGGGCCGCGCCGCCGGCCTCGGCCTACGCCTCCACGCCAACCAGCTTGATTACGGTCCCGGAGTCCGCCTCGGCGTGGAGATGGGCTGCGCGTCGGTGGACCATTGCACCTACCTCTCCGACGAAGACATAGAGGCCCTGGCAGCCGGCGATACCGTGGCCACCTTCCTCCCGGCGGCGGACTTCTCCACCCGCCAACCGTATCCCGACGCCCGGCGGGCCATCGACGCCGGCGTCACCGTGGCCATCGCATCGAATTGCAACCCCGGGTCGAGCTACACGAGCTCTATCTCGTTCTGCATCGCGCTGGCGGTGCGCGACATGAACATGACCATCGACGAGGCGATCGCCGCCGCCACGACCGGCGGGGCGGCCGCTCTCCGGCGCGAGGACGTGGGCAGGTTGGCGCCCGGCGGGCCTGCCCACCTAACCATCATCGACGCCCCGAACCGTCACCACCTCGCCTACCGGCCCGGGGTTCCGCTGATATGGCGGACGATCGGCGCCGGCTACGCGAACCCGGAAGACGACAACGAGAACCCGTAAGAGAAAGGTCAACCCATGAACGTTCCCAACCCCACCGGACACAACCAGTGGTACCCGTTCGCCAACCGCCCGCTCCCGCCCGATGTCAACGGCCAGTCGGCCAACCCGGCGGCGATACCCGTCTTCGATTCGGCCCCCCTGCCGCGGAGCGCCCGGTTCGTGGTGGTCGGCGCCGGTGTCCACGGGCTGTCGAGCGCCTACCACTTGGCCATGTACCTCGAGCGATCGGGGAAGGGCAAGGGAAGCGATGTCGTGCTGATCGACAAGCAGGGACCCGGCGCCGGGGCCACCGGCCTGGCCTGCGGGTGCGTCCGCAACCTCTACATGACCAACGCGCTCCACCCCATCCTGCGCGCCAGCGTGGAGGTGTGGGAGTCCGATCCCGTGAACTTCGGCTTCCAGCAGGTCGGCTACGTGTCGGTCGGGGAGGCGAACCAGGAGGAGGACTACATCGAGCTCCACGCGTCGCAGGCCGCGAGCGGGTACCCGTCGGACCTCTACTTCGGATCGGACGCGCATGCGTTCCTGACCGGGCTGTGGCCCGACTTCAAGACCGAGAACTGCGACGTGGTGCTCCACGAGCGCCGGTCCGGATACGCCGGCACCCATATCGCCGTCTGGGGCCTCGACCAGAAGTGCCGGCAGTGGGGCGTGCAGCGCGTGTACGGAACCACGGTCACCGGCTACGAGCGGGATGCCTCGGGATCGGTCACCGCGGTGGAGACCGACCAGGGACCCATATCGTGCGAGCAGGTCGTGGTGGGCGCCGGCGCGTGGACGCCGCAGCAGTGGGACTGGCTGGGCGGCCCCTCCCACCTCGACGTCCTGTATCCCGACGGGCACATCGAGAAGCAGATGGACATGTGGACCTACTGGCGCCTCCTGGAAGGCGAGGTCCTCCTCCCCGAGGGCGTGGACTTCCGCACCGCCCAGCACCGGGACTCCCCGGTTCTCCACGTGGAACTGCTGGACACGCCGATCTACGGCGAGGACGGAACGATGATCAAGGACCACACCTACGTTTACACGCGCTACGCCGCCGAGCGGGTGGGCGCTCCCGGCCTCCAGGGCGGCACGATCCCGATCAAGATCGGCCCCCGAGCGGAGGTCGAGCCCTACGGCCATCTCAATGACCTCTACCAGGCGGAATCGTGGTTCGCCGACTACTACTGCTCCGCCCTGGGCATGCTGTTCAAGCGCCTCGAGAACCTGCGGCCGTACTTCAAGGACCGCCGCAACGGTGGGATCGGTGCGTTCACACCCGACAACGTGCCGGTATTCGACCACCTCACGGACAACGCCTGGGTGATCGCCGACTCCAACCATGGTTTCAAGATGATCGGTGTGGGCAAGCTCACCGCTCAGATGCTCGTGTACGGAGAGAAGCCCGAGGAGTTGAAGCCGTTCACCCTGGACCGGTACCGCACCGGCGGCACCTTCGGCAACCGGAACTCGAACAGTCCTTGGGTCTGATTAGTTTCTAGTTGCTAGTCTGTAGTTGTTAGTTACTAGCATCAACTAGCAACTAGGAACTACCAATCAGGAGAAGGCGTTGAGCACCCCGGCAGCTGGGCCGCTGAGAGCCGCAACCTATCTGGGCGACAACACGCAGCCCATCATGGGCGATCTGGTCGGACACCTGTCGGAGATGACCGGCATCGAGGTGGTGATCGACCAGACGGCGGGGAGGACGACCATCGAGGCGCTCCGCCACGCGCCCACGCTCGACCTGGTCTGGATGTGCGGTTACCCGACCGTATCGCTCATCTCGGCCGGACGGATGTCCCATGCCGTTGTGGGCGCGCCGGTCTTCGCCGGTCACGGAGGACCGGTCTACCACGCGGTAATCGTCACCCATGGGTCCGGACCGCAATCATTGGGCGCCGCGCTGGAGACCAGGCTGGCCGTGAACGAACTCGAGTCCTGGTCCGGCTTTCTCGGGCTCAAGGCCCATGTCGAGCGATCCTTCCCTGGTAGGTGGTTCGCCGACCAAGTCGTGGCCGGTTCGCACCGGGCCTCGCTCGCAGCGCTGGCCGACGGGACCTGTGATGTCGCCTCGGTCGACGTGACCGTGTGGGAGCACGCGCTGGCCGAGAGGCCGGAGGAAGTGGCGGGATTCCGCGTGATCGACCGCACCGTCGACTGGCCGGCGCCACCCTTCAGCTTGAGTTCGAAATTGGAGACCGCAACACGCGACAGCCTCACACGAGCGTTGCATGCCCTCGGCCCGGCGGACATCGCCTCGCTGGACGGCGTGGTTCCCGCCGGGCTCGATCTCTACGAGAACGTGATGCCCGTGTGACCTGCTTGCAGTTTGATGTCTGTTGTGTCATTATGCAAGCATGCCGGTTCAGATAACCGTAAGGGGTGTCCCGGAGTCAGTCCGCGACGAGCTAGCCGCGAGAGCTGCCCTCAACCGCCAGTCGATGCAGGAATACCTGCGATGCGAGTTGGAGCGCATTGCCTCCCGACCATCCCTAGCCACCTTGGTCTCCGAAATACGGCGGCGTAAGGCGGCCGCAGGCACCAGCATTCCAAGTTCGCTGATCATTCAAGAGCGAGACGCGGACCGGAAGTGAAGGCAGTTGTCGACTCATCGGTGCTCGTGGCGGCGCTGGTGGATACCACTAACGACGGCCTCTGGGCAGAGGAGGTGATCTCGGAGGGTCCGCTAGCCGCACCGGAACTGGCCCTGGCAGAGGTCACCAACGTCCTTCGGCGGATGGAACTATCCGTAAGGCTCTCAAGTCTTGAAGCCACGGCTTCTCATCGCGACCTGCTCAGACTTGACCTGGACTTGTACCCATTCGCGCCGTTTGCCGACCGTGTATGGGCGTTACGCGCCAACCTGACCTGCTACGACGCCTGGTACGTGGCGCTGGCCGAAGCGCTTGACTTCCCACTTGTAACCCTCGACCGCAGGATCGGCCGATCCCCTGGACTGCAGTGTGAGGTGGTTCTTCCACAGAGGCCAAGACCACGAAGCCCGGCATGATTCAAGAGGTCGGTCGAAGTTTGCGCCCGTTCAGCATCGTCCCGATCGGGGTGTAGCGGATGAAGAACCGATAGGTCAAGAGGAGCAGAACCGTCACGGCCACCGAGATCATCAAGAACTTGACCTCCGCCGGTAGGTTCCAGTCCCTTACGACTGCTTGTGCAACCACCACCAACGGAAGGTGGGCGAGGTATAGCCAGTACGACGAGTCGGAGAGAAAGCGGACCCCAGGACGTTCTTCCGCCAGCAGCACCCGGAACAGCCCCATCAGCCCGAAGCACATCCCCCAGGCGTAGGCCACCTGCAATACGGACGCCGCCGGCCATGAGAAGGCCGCTTCGTCGAAGGTGAAGACCAGCCCGGCCGGAAGCACGACCAGGAACGAGACCGGCAGGAAGGCCCACCACGGTCTCCCCACCGTGTCGACCAGCAGCTCGCCGCTGCGCCCCCGGCGCCGGTACATCAGGGCCCCGAATGCGAAGAAGGTGGCGTAGTAGGCGAGAACGTGGGGAAGCGGAATGAGGCCATCAGAGGTGTCGGGCCCGAACACCGGATAGACGCCGCCCCCGCCCATGTACAACTGCGGCACGATCGTGAGGGGAATCATCGACCACATGACCCACCGCGGCCAGGTCGCCTGCCCGGAGCCATGGGGAACCCGGCGGTCCACCGCCCACGCCACGATGGCGAAGCCGGCCACCAGCCAGAGGAGGAACCATAGGAACCAGAGATGGAAGAAACGCTGGATCGTGGACAGATCGAGCCGGCCGGACGAACCATCGTCCTCCTCCGTCTCTACGGCGCCTGCTCCCCAACCCGGTACCTCCGACCACTCCATCCTTTCAGGGAGCGGGTCGCCTCCTCGGTAGACCACCAGCAGGTCGGCCGCCGCCTCGTGGCCGAAGTGGAAGGCCACCCCGAGGGGCGTCTCGCCCTCCGAGGCGGTGGCCACCGCCGCCGGCTCGGCCCCGCGCGAGAGCAGCAGTTCCAACATCTCCACGTCACCGGTCAGGGCGGCCGCGTGGAGGAGGGCCCATCCGCCCGGCTCGCTCCGGAGGTCGGGGTCGAAGCCCCCGTCCAGAAGCTGCTCCACCCCGGCGACGTCACCGGCGAACACCTTCCCCCAGATGTCATCGTCCGCGACCGGGGCTGCCGGCGCGGACCCGGCCGCCCAGTCGCCGACGAGACTGGTCAGCGGGACGATCGTGAACATGCCGATCAGGAGCGGGAGCGCCACCCGGCGCAGCCGGTGGTTCAGCAGGGCGCCGAGGCTGCGGCGCCGCCACAGCAGGGCGGTGAAGAAGCCGCTCATCAGGAAGAACACCGGCATGCGGAAACCGTGGACCGCCCACAGGAACTCGTCGAACAGGCCGTCGAGGCTCGAGGTGCGGCCCTGAACCCACCAGGGCGCCGGGAAGAACGCTAGCGAGGCGTGCAGGCCGATGCCCAGCAGCATGGCGAACCCCCGCAGAGCGTCGAGGTCGTGGAGCCGCCGCCGGGGATTCTCCCCCGCATCGACCCCGATCGCTACCGGCCGCGCCGAGGTATCCGCCATCGCGTTCAGCGCGCGCTTGGCAGGTCCAAGACCAGCGCTAAGCCCTCCTCAACCATGCGCATCGTCGCCGTATCCAGTCGTTCGACTGATTCGGAGAGATCGGCCTTGTTGAGTGTGACGAGCTGCGACACGTTCACCACAGAGTCCCTGCCCAGGCCGGATGTCGCCCCCGCTAGGAGAACATTGCCGGGCGCTTCGTCGAGGCGTACGTTCGAGGTGATAGCGACCGCAACCACTGTCGCGATCCCACTCCTGTTGAAGCGGTCGCTCGACATGATCAAAACGGGTCGCCGGTAACCCGGTTCGGAACCTACAGGGTCGCGGAGACTTGCCCAGCGTATGTCGCCGCGGCGGATCACCAGCGCTCGTTCAAAGCTCGCCCCTGTGCCTCAAGCAGCTCGTCGGATACCTTCGAGGGCTCCTCGGAGTACACGGCGTTGAGACGGGCCGTCACCTCCTCGGAGTCCTCCTGAGCCAGCAGACGTTCTAATGCCTCGGCGTACAGACTCGACCGTGAACACCGGCGTCGTGCCGCCAGACGTTCCGCCGCTTCGTACACCGTGTCCGGAATGGAGACCGCTATCTTCATCCTGTCGAGTATAACCGAGTATGACCACGACTAGAAGCGCTACAGACAAGGGACGCCAAGGAGCTTTCATCCCCATAGCCTGGCCCTCAGGCCGGAGGCGCGCTGGACCGAGCGTTCGATGCCAAGGCGGATAGCGGATTCGGGACCGACGACCGTCACGCTCTTGGACGCCCGGGTCACGGCGGTGTAGAGAAGCTCGCGGGTCAGCAGCCGCGACGACTCAACCGGGAGCGAGACGACCACCTCTTCGAACTGGGAGCCCTGGCTCTTGTGGATGGTCAGGGCATGCACGGTCGTGTGCTCCCCCAGGTAGCCGGGCGGGAAGGAGCGGACGCCGCCCCGGTCGAACATGACGCGCATGCCCTCGCCGGCCCGGACCACCACCCCGATGTCCCCGTTGTAGAGGCCCAGGTTGTAGTCGTTCTTGGTGATCATCAGCGGCCGTCCGGGGTACCACTCGCCCCGGTACCGGAGGCCGGGGAACCTCTCGTCGAGTGCGCCCTCGATGTCGCGCCTCCACTGCTCGACGCTGCCCGGACCTTCGCGATTGGCGCACAGCACCGCCATCCCGCCCAGGCGGGCCAGCGCCTCCTCCTCGCCGCCCGGCAGGGATGCCGCCCGCACCAACCCGGCGCGGTGCTCGGTGACCCGGTCTCGGACCCTCCGGAAGCCGGCCTCGGCCCGGTCCCTCACCCAGTGAAGGCCGTCGACTCCCCGGTCGAGCAACTCCATCGCCCGGTCCGGATCAGCGTCCCGGACCGCGTCGGCGAAG encodes:
- the hutI gene encoding imidazolonepropionase, whose amino-acid sequence is MTLVIDNIGELVTNVPALGAGPLGIVENTSVVIDGDTVVSVGAAGAVADERLDAGGRCVMPGFVDSHTHLVFAGDRAEEFTRRMAGEHYDGGGIRVTTEATRTAGREALRAGLARRLEEVHRAGTTTVEIKSGYGLSVESEAATTSLAAEVTPESTFMGAHVVPTEYLGRTDEYVDLVCGPMLEAVLPHVRWIDAFCERGAFDADQSRAVLEAGRAAGLGLRLHANQLDYGPGVRLGVEMGCASVDHCTYLSDEDIEALAAGDTVATFLPAADFSTRQPYPDARRAIDAGVTVAIASNCNPGSSYTSSISFCIALAVRDMNMTIDEAIAAATTGGAAALRREDVGRLAPGGPAHLTIIDAPNRHHLAYRPGVPLIWRTIGAGYANPEDDNENP
- a CDS encoding FAD-binding oxidoreductase is translated as MNVPNPTGHNQWYPFANRPLPPDVNGQSANPAAIPVFDSAPLPRSARFVVVGAGVHGLSSAYHLAMYLERSGKGKGSDVVLIDKQGPGAGATGLACGCVRNLYMTNALHPILRASVEVWESDPVNFGFQQVGYVSVGEANQEEDYIELHASQAASGYPSDLYFGSDAHAFLTGLWPDFKTENCDVVLHERRSGYAGTHIAVWGLDQKCRQWGVQRVYGTTVTGYERDASGSVTAVETDQGPISCEQVVVGAGAWTPQQWDWLGGPSHLDVLYPDGHIEKQMDMWTYWRLLEGEVLLPEGVDFRTAQHRDSPVLHVELLDTPIYGEDGTMIKDHTYVYTRYAAERVGAPGLQGGTIPIKIGPRAEVEPYGHLNDLYQAESWFADYYCSALGMLFKRLENLRPYFKDRRNGGIGAFTPDNVPVFDHLTDNAWVIADSNHGFKMIGVGKLTAQMLVYGEKPEELKPFTLDRYRTGGTFGNRNSNSPWV
- a CDS encoding PhnD/SsuA/transferrin family substrate-binding protein, whose translation is MSTPAAGPLRAATYLGDNTQPIMGDLVGHLSEMTGIEVVIDQTAGRTTIEALRHAPTLDLVWMCGYPTVSLISAGRMSHAVVGAPVFAGHGGPVYHAVIVTHGSGPQSLGAALETRLAVNELESWSGFLGLKAHVERSFPGRWFADQVVAGSHRASLAALADGTCDVASVDVTVWEHALAERPEEVAGFRVIDRTVDWPAPPFSLSSKLETATRDSLTRALHALGPADIASLDGVVPAGLDLYENVMPV
- a CDS encoding type II toxin-antitoxin system VapC family toxin translates to MKAVVDSSVLVAALVDTTNDGLWAEEVISEGPLAAPELALAEVTNVLRRMELSVRLSSLEATASHRDLLRLDLDLYPFAPFADRVWALRANLTCYDAWYVALAEALDFPLVTLDRRIGRSPGLQCEVVLPQRPRPRSPA
- a CDS encoding acyltransferase family protein, giving the protein MADTSARPVAIGVDAGENPRRRLHDLDALRGFAMLLGIGLHASLAFFPAPWWVQGRTSSLDGLFDEFLWAVHGFRMPVFFLMSGFFTALLWRRRSLGALLNHRLRRVALPLLIGMFTIVPLTSLVGDWAAGSAPAAPVADDDIWGKVFAGDVAGVEQLLDGGFDPDLRSEPGGWALLHAAALTGDVEMLELLLSRGAEPAAVATASEGETPLGVAFHFGHEAAADLLVVYRGGDPLPERMEWSEVPGWGAGAVETEEDDGSSGRLDLSTIQRFFHLWFLWFLLWLVAGFAIVAWAVDRRVPHGSGQATWPRWVMWSMIPLTIVPQLYMGGGGVYPVFGPDTSDGLIPLPHVLAYYATFFAFGALMYRRRGRSGELLVDTVGRPWWAFLPVSFLVVLPAGLVFTFDEAAFSWPAASVLQVAYAWGMCFGLMGLFRVLLAEERPGVRFLSDSSYWLYLAHLPLVVVAQAVVRDWNLPAEVKFLMISVAVTVLLLLTYRFFIRYTPIGTMLNGRKLRPTS
- a CDS encoding type II toxin-antitoxin system PemK/MazF family toxin — encoded protein: MVIRRGDIRWASLRDPVGSEPGYRRPVLIMSSDRFNRSGIATVVAVAITSNVRLDEAPGNVLLAGATSGLGRDSVVNVSQLVTLNKADLSESVERLDTATMRMVEEGLALVLDLPSAR
- a CDS encoding ChpI protein → MKIAVSIPDTVYEAAERLAARRRCSRSSLYAEALERLLAQEDSEEVTARLNAVYSEEPSKVSDELLEAQGRALNERW